One segment of Deinococcus metalli DNA contains the following:
- a CDS encoding DUF1641 domain-containing protein: MAKPLEFTPRTPTPQETLHAGVEDSTDALLEGLYVLRQLHAHGVLDVLGKTVRGGEGLVASLLHITGGESGTTLLRNVTEVGKTLSALDPREVSVLGHAVTVGVSEGARHVAAGKGLGLGEVLGLLKDRDVQVALGAVFAVLKGAGRALREADGEIGQTAHQAEVGR, encoded by the coding sequence ATGGCGAAACCGCTTGAATTCACGCCCCGCACGCCCACCCCGCAGGAAACACTGCACGCCGGCGTAGAGGACTCCACCGACGCGCTGCTCGAAGGGCTGTATGTCCTGCGGCAGCTGCACGCGCACGGCGTGCTGGACGTGCTCGGCAAGACCGTGCGCGGCGGTGAGGGGCTGGTCGCGTCACTGCTGCACATCACCGGCGGCGAGAGCGGCACCACGCTGCTGCGCAATGTCACCGAGGTCGGCAAGACGCTGTCGGCCCTCGATCCGCGCGAGGTCAGCGTGCTGGGCCACGCGGTCACGGTCGGCGTGAGCGAGGGCGCGCGGCACGTGGCGGCCGGCAAGGGGCTCGGGCTGGGCGAGGTGCTGGGCCTGCTGAAAGACCGGGACGTGCAGGTGGCGCTCGGCGCGGTCTTTGCAGTGCTCAAGGGCGCGGGCCGTGCGCTGCGCGAGGCGGACGGCGAGATCGGCCAGACCGCGCACCAGGCCGAGGTCGGGCGCTGA